CTGCTCGCCACGCCCCGGACGGCGCTTGCCGCGATCATCGTACTCGACCAGTTCTCGCGCAACATGTTCCGCGGCAGCCCGAAAAGCTTCGCCACCGACGCCAAGGCGCGGGCAATCGCGAATGCCGTGCTCGACGCGGGCGGGGACGAGGGCATGAGCGACGACGAGAAGCAGTTTCTCTACATGCCGTTCATGCATTCCGAGACGCTGGCCGACCAGGACCGGTCCGTGGCCCTGTTCGCCACGCTCGGCCGCGCGGAGTCGCTGAAATACGCCAAGGCGCACCGCGGCCCGATCAAGGCGTTCGGGCAGTTCCCGCATCGTAACGCCGTTCTCGGCCGGCCGACCTCGCCGGCGGAAATGGCATGGATCGAGGAACACGGCGGTTTCTGAGGCGAAACGCGCCGCGACGTTTACGTTCACGTCAAAAAAACTTGCATCGTCACAAGTCGCGAAATATGTCAGCTTGAATACGAACAACAATTTCGGGGCGTGCGGAGGGAGAGATCGCAAGCGCCGGCGGTTCGGGAGGAAAGAGATGGCAAGTACAGCGAAAGCAAAATCGGCCTACGCGGCGAAACCGTGGCTGAAGTCCTACCCGGAACAGGTTCCGGCTGAAATGGGGCAGATCGCCTACAGCTCGCTGGCCGACATGGCCGAGAAATGCTGCGCGAAATATGCCGACCGCCCGGCCTATACCTGCATGGACAAGACCATCAGCTACGCCGAACTGGACGCGGCGACCGTCGCCTTCGGCGCCTACCTGCAGTCACTCGGCCTCGAAAAGGGCGACCGCGTCGCGCTGATGATGCCGAACATCCTGCAATATCCCGTGGCGCTCTACGGCGTGCTGCGCGCGGGCATGACGGTGGTCAACGTCAACCCGCTCTACACGCCGCGCGAGCTGGAGCACCAGCTCAAGGATTCCGGCGCCAAGGCCATCGTGATCCTGGAGAATTTCGCCCACACATTGCAGGAGGTCGCGGAAAGGACACCGGTCGAGCACGTGGTGGTCACGGCAATGGGCGACATGATGGGGCTGAAGGGCCACATCGTGAACTTCGTCGTCCGCAAGGTGAAGAAGATGGTGCCGGCATGGTCCCTGCCCGGCCACGTCTCCTTCAAGGCCGCGCTGGCCGCCGGACGCGGCAAGCCGCTGCGCCCCGTGGAACTCGGCCACGGGGACATCGCCTTCCTGCAATACACGGGCGGCACGACCGGCGTTTCCAAGGGCGCGACGCTGACGCATGGCAACGTGCTGGCCAACGTGCAGCAGAACACGCACTGGGTCGAGGTGGCCTATGCGGCACGCGGCAAGCCCGACCTGATCACCTACATGTGCGCGCTGCCGCTCTACCACATCTTCGCGCTCACGGTGAACTCGATCTGCGGCATGGACCAGGGCGGCCACAACGTGCTGATCCCCAATCCCCGCGACATCCCCGCCTTCGTCAAGGAACTGGCGAAATACGAGTGGAACTTCTTCGCCGGGCTCAACACGCTGTTCAACGCGCTGCTCAACAACGAGGAGTTCCGCAAGCTCGACTTCAGCCACGTGCGGCTGGTCATGGGCGGCGGCATGGCGGTGCAGAAGCCCGTCGCCGACCGCTGGAAGGAAGTCACCGGAACGGTCATCTACGAGGGCTACGGCCTCTCGGAAACCTCCCCGGTGGCGACGGCCAACCGCTTCGACTCGCCGGAATTCACCGGCACGATCGGCCTGCCGCTGCCGTCGACCGAAATCGCCATCCGCGACGAGGACGGCAACGACCTGCCGCTGGGCGAGGTGGGCGAGATCTGCATCCGCGGCCCGCAGGTGATGGCCGGCTACTGGAACCGGCCGGACGAAACGGCGAAGGTCATGACCGAGGACGGCTTCTTCCGCTCCGGCGACATGGGCTTCATGGACGAGGCAGGCCTGACCAAGATCGTCGACCGGAAGAAGGACATGATCCTGGTCTCCGGCTTCAACGTCTATCCCAACGAGATCGAGGAAGTCGCCGCCGCGCATCCGGGCATCCTCGAGGCCGCCGCCATCGGCGTTCCGGACGAGAAATCGGGCGAGGTGGTGAAGCTGTTCGTGGTGCGCAAGGACGAGAGCGTGACCGAGGACGTGGTCAAGGCGCATTGCGCCGAGAACCTGACCAACTACAAGCGGCCGAAATACATCGAGTTCCGCGACGAACTGCCGAAGACCAATGTCGGCAAGATATTGCGGCGGGAACTGCGGTAGCGCTCAGCGCGCCGGCAATTCGAGCCGGCGGGTGATGCCGATATTCGAAAGAAATGTCTCGTCGTGGCTGACGACGAGCAGGGCGCCGTCATAGGCGAGCAGGCCCGCCTCCACGGATTCGATCGAGTCTAT
This portion of the Oricola thermophila genome encodes:
- a CDS encoding DUF924 family protein, producing MKMLTDGWEKNVLEFWFTELTPDQWYRRDDRLDETIAGRFGALHEAVAATDNDKLLATPRTALAAIIVLDQFSRNMFRGSPKSFATDAKARAIANAVLDAGGDEGMSDDEKQFLYMPFMHSETLADQDRSVALFATLGRAESLKYAKAHRGPIKAFGQFPHRNAVLGRPTSPAEMAWIEEHGGF
- a CDS encoding long-chain fatty acid--CoA ligase, whose amino-acid sequence is MASTAKAKSAYAAKPWLKSYPEQVPAEMGQIAYSSLADMAEKCCAKYADRPAYTCMDKTISYAELDAATVAFGAYLQSLGLEKGDRVALMMPNILQYPVALYGVLRAGMTVVNVNPLYTPRELEHQLKDSGAKAIVILENFAHTLQEVAERTPVEHVVVTAMGDMMGLKGHIVNFVVRKVKKMVPAWSLPGHVSFKAALAAGRGKPLRPVELGHGDIAFLQYTGGTTGVSKGATLTHGNVLANVQQNTHWVEVAYAARGKPDLITYMCALPLYHIFALTVNSICGMDQGGHNVLIPNPRDIPAFVKELAKYEWNFFAGLNTLFNALLNNEEFRKLDFSHVRLVMGGGMAVQKPVADRWKEVTGTVIYEGYGLSETSPVATANRFDSPEFTGTIGLPLPSTEIAIRDEDGNDLPLGEVGEICIRGPQVMAGYWNRPDETAKVMTEDGFFRSGDMGFMDEAGLTKIVDRKKDMILVSGFNVYPNEIEEVAAAHPGILEAAAIGVPDEKSGEVVKLFVVRKDESVTEDVVKAHCAENLTNYKRPKYIEFRDELPKTNVGKILRRELR